AAGCGAAGTACATGATCGAAAGCGCCGAGACTCCCCTGGTCTCCAAAACACCCATCGAAATCGCCGATGTGGAAGTGGCTCGCAAGATCTTCCGCCTCATCGACGTCCTGGAGGAACATGACGATACCCAGAACGTCTACTCCAACTTCGATGTTTCGGACGACGTGGCCGCCCAAATCGAGGAGTGAAGTGGAGGTTTCAGAATCTGGACCTGGGCTCGTCTGCCTGGGAGTCGATCCCGGGTTGGCGCGAATGGGTTATGGCCTGGTGAAGCAATCGGGATCTGTGGTTCGCGCTTTGGGGTTCGGTTGTATAGAGACGAGTTCCGATATGGAATTTACGCAACGCCTTTTGCGCCTGTACCAAGCCCTTGGGGAGCAGCTCGAAAACTGCTCCCCCGATTTTATGTGTGTGGAGCGCCTTTTTTTTGGCCGCAATATCACAACGGCGGAGTTTGTTTGGCAGGCCAGGGGCGTGGTGATGCTGCTGGCTGCGCAAAAGAGCCTCAGAGTCCTGGAGCCGAAGCCCAATCAGGTTAAGATGGCCGTTTGTGGAACGGGAACCGCCGATAAGCCCCAAATGCAAAAGATGGTGCAGCGGCTTCTGGCGCTGAACGCGATACCCAAGCCGGACGATGCGGCCGACGCTCTAGCCATAGCGTTGACGGGGCTGACGTACTACAGGCATGAGCAGAAGACGGGAGAAAGCCTATGATTCGAGCACTTTGCGGGGAGGTGTTCTCCGCCACGGAAACGTCCGCGATTCTCGACGTGGGGGGCTTGGGGTTTGATGTCTTGTGCTCCCGCGGCGCCCTTGCCCTTTGCTCGCCTGGGGCGCGAGTACGTTTGACCGCTTACCTACAGATCTCTGAGGCGGGGGCTGCCCTTTTCGGTTTCGCGAATGAGACGGAACGCGAACTTTTCCTGAAAATCATCGCGATCAAGGGGATCGGGGGTCGGACGGGCATGACGATCCTGAACGTCTTGCCGGCGGAGGAGGTCATTCGCGCGGCATCCCTG
This DNA window, taken from Synergistaceae bacterium, encodes the following:
- the ruvC gene encoding crossover junction endodeoxyribonuclease RuvC: MEVSESGPGLVCLGVDPGLARMGYGLVKQSGSVVRALGFGCIETSSDMEFTQRLLRLYQALGEQLENCSPDFMCVERLFFGRNITTAEFVWQARGVVMLLAAQKSLRVLEPKPNQVKMAVCGTGTADKPQMQKMVQRLLALNAIPKPDDAADALAIALTGLTYYRHEQKTGESL
- a CDS encoding Holliday junction branch migration protein RuvA, coding for MIRALCGEVFSATETSAILDVGGLGFDVLCSRGALALCSPGARVRLTAYLQISEAGAALFGFANETERELFLKIIAIKGIGGRTGMTILNVLPAEEVIRAASLADVNAFMRVPGVGRKTAERICFELKNSLPKDFTAALQGGASAPASRVADTVGDALRSLGFGQSDTAAALSVVRAALGENFDKLDEEKLLKAALKELQRK